The proteins below are encoded in one region of Lujinxingia sediminis:
- a CDS encoding FAD-dependent oxidoreductase yields MNQKSSEEQGRGRRLAIIGAGPIGVECALRALDEGFNVALYEAKMPGAHVRTWSHVTFFSPWSLNRSARGVATLQAAGVELAPDEDVPTGAQYLDAYLEPLVEALKRDTHFQLFEQTRVLGVSRVRALKGDLLANPKRARRPFLLRVSGPEGERFDEADVLIDASGVLENPNRLGPGGLAAIGEEALNGEVIRAIPDVEAQRDRLAGKRVLVVGHGHSAATTLGALTELRESAPQTHITWAYRAEDEPFVEIEGDTLPQRLRLSRLGNAIARGEVSGVDPVGGVFVERITREDCALRVVLADEQGTTREIEVDRIIANVGYHPDTSLTSELQVHLCYASDGPMKLAASLLASAGNADCLAQSSAGPEVLKNPEPEFFVLGTKSYGRNPNFLLKIGLEQIDDVMTLLTQKEGDV; encoded by the coding sequence ATGAATCAGAAGTCTTCGGAAGAGCAGGGGAGGGGCCGCCGTCTGGCCATTATCGGAGCGGGCCCGATCGGCGTGGAGTGCGCGCTGCGCGCGCTCGACGAGGGGTTTAACGTTGCGCTCTATGAGGCGAAGATGCCCGGCGCGCATGTGCGCACCTGGTCCCATGTGACTTTCTTTTCGCCATGGTCGCTCAATCGCAGTGCCCGCGGCGTGGCGACGCTCCAGGCCGCCGGCGTCGAACTCGCGCCCGATGAGGATGTCCCCACCGGCGCGCAGTACCTGGATGCCTACCTTGAGCCTCTGGTCGAAGCACTGAAGCGCGACACACACTTCCAACTTTTCGAGCAGACACGCGTGCTGGGGGTCTCGCGGGTGCGAGCGCTCAAGGGCGATCTTCTGGCGAATCCGAAGCGCGCCCGCCGCCCCTTCTTGCTACGCGTGTCGGGACCAGAGGGTGAGCGCTTTGACGAGGCAGATGTGCTCATTGATGCCTCCGGCGTGCTGGAGAACCCCAACCGTCTCGGGCCCGGGGGGCTTGCGGCCATCGGCGAAGAGGCTCTTAATGGCGAGGTGATCCGCGCCATCCCCGATGTTGAGGCACAGCGCGACAGGCTGGCCGGAAAACGCGTGCTTGTGGTCGGACACGGGCATTCTGCGGCAACCACGCTGGGGGCGCTCACCGAGCTCCGAGAGAGCGCTCCACAAACCCACATCACCTGGGCCTACCGCGCCGAAGACGAACCCTTTGTGGAAATCGAAGGGGACACGCTTCCCCAACGCCTTCGGCTGAGCCGCCTGGGAAACGCCATCGCCCGCGGCGAAGTCAGCGGCGTCGATCCGGTCGGCGGCGTCTTTGTCGAACGTATCACCCGGGAGGATTGCGCCCTGCGCGTGGTACTCGCCGACGAGCAGGGAACTACGCGTGAGATCGAGGTCGACCGCATCATCGCCAACGTCGGCTATCATCCCGACACTTCCCTCACCAGCGAGCTCCAGGTGCACCTCTGTTACGCCAGCGACGGTCCCATGAAGCTCGCCGCATCTCTGCTGGCCAGCGCCGGCAACGCTGACTGCCTCGCTCAAAGCTCGGCTGGCCCCGAGGTGCTCAAAAACCCCGAGCCTGAGTTCTTCGTGCTCGGCACGAAGAGCTACGGGCGTAACCCCAACTTCTTGCTCAAAATTGGTCTGGAGCAGATCGACGACGTGATGACTCTGCTCACGCAAAAGGAAGGTGATGTTTAA
- a CDS encoding class I SAM-dependent methyltransferase, whose amino-acid sequence MPANFTRRLDLFKDAGFAEPRAAVELLTSDAEALGIGGVEPGTPLEDALRGADQQAAELLDEPVGRLLDNVVEWLFERGGDLATLFWLARKLSSDESSLHLGALAFGVASRLWQAGKEAEAAAMVRFLVDLDFDYGKLYRESGIAYGFFQSREPNPFVWKLLDFVDERARNRGEQGAIKVAELGCGIGNDALGIISSPRVNSYLGIDISPVALEEHRKRVAPVLEERTELEHNLLAGDFVSTLERNDPRVEGVNLIYSYSSLHYFSSGELSRIFSLAAELLPAQSGLFCFAIKGKDSIWDGQGVPLYRPDVWVNLDGQTRWFPSRQALAKMLDEHGFEILMHEWHEHWGYSEFARRDRFHYVVATPRRKQGASA is encoded by the coding sequence ATGCCAGCCAACTTCACGCGACGACTCGACCTCTTCAAAGATGCGGGGTTTGCCGAGCCGAGAGCGGCCGTTGAGCTTCTCACCAGTGATGCCGAGGCGCTGGGAATCGGCGGGGTCGAGCCGGGCACTCCGCTGGAAGATGCTCTGCGGGGTGCCGATCAGCAGGCCGCTGAGCTGCTCGATGAGCCTGTGGGCAGGCTGCTCGACAACGTGGTGGAGTGGCTCTTTGAGCGCGGCGGCGATCTGGCCACGCTCTTCTGGCTGGCGCGAAAGTTGAGCAGCGATGAGTCGTCGCTGCACCTGGGGGCGTTGGCCTTCGGTGTGGCCAGCCGGCTGTGGCAGGCGGGAAAAGAAGCCGAAGCCGCCGCGATGGTGCGATTCCTGGTCGATCTGGACTTCGACTACGGCAAGCTCTACCGGGAGTCGGGCATTGCGTACGGCTTCTTTCAGTCGCGCGAGCCCAACCCCTTCGTCTGGAAGTTGCTGGATTTTGTGGACGAGCGTGCGCGCAACCGCGGTGAGCAAGGCGCCATCAAAGTTGCCGAGTTGGGCTGTGGCATCGGCAACGATGCGCTGGGCATTATCTCCAGCCCCCGGGTGAACTCGTACCTGGGCATCGACATCAGCCCGGTGGCCCTTGAAGAGCATCGCAAGCGTGTGGCCCCGGTGCTTGAGGAGCGCACGGAGCTTGAGCATAACCTGTTGGCCGGAGATTTCGTCTCGACGCTGGAGCGTAATGACCCGCGGGTGGAAGGGGTCAACCTGATCTACTCCTACTCCAGTCTGCACTATTTTAGCTCGGGGGAACTCTCGCGCATCTTCTCTCTGGCGGCGGAGCTTTTGCCGGCGCAGAGCGGGCTCTTTTGTTTTGCGATTAAAGGCAAAGACAGCATCTGGGACGGGCAGGGCGTGCCGCTCTATCGCCCCGATGTGTGGGTGAACCTCGACGGGCAGACCCGCTGGTTCCCCTCACGTCAGGCGTTGGCGAAGATGCTCGATGAGCACGGCTTCGAGATCTTGATGCACGAGTGGCACGAGCACTGGGGCTACAGTGAGTTCGCGCGCCGCGATCGTTTCCACTACGTGGTCGCCACGCCAAGGCGAAAGCAGGGGGCGAGCGCGTGA